A segment of the Kluyveromyces marxianus DMKU3-1042 DNA, complete genome, chromosome 5 genome:
ctaaaacaaaaatgataATAGAGAGAGATAAACCAAATCTCACCCACAGCATCATGGTATCAAATGCGTCCAGATGAAATAAAGTGACTGTCAAAAACCGCCATGGTGCAAAGTTGTTAAGGCGCATATCCAATGTCGAAAAGATCAAACAAAATTGCGAAAAATATCAACCAACAGCCCAGCTGTTTAGCTAAAATCTATTTTATCCTGAACCTCTGCTGTATAACAAGTATGTCTTTTTACGGTTCAGTTGGAATGAATACTTAGAAGCTACTTAAAGAAGTTTTAAGTTGTGTTAAATTACCTCTCATCGCTTATCCTCATCCTTAGCCTCGAATTCATAACCTTCAAATTTCATGTCACCATGTACGTTTTGAGAATAATATACTTTATGGAACAAAAGTTTCGTACTGCAGGAGATTTTGCCCCAGATCAGTTCCAGGAAAGCGCCTCTATTTGGTTACGTTGCTGTGAATTCGCAATTGATTTTCCTTCAGAAAAGTGTAGAGCAATAGTTAATAGATATAGATTATCGTATTCGTTTGAGGGTCATATTTTCTCAATCATTTGATTATCTTTTTGATGGCATCTACATTAGCGGAATTTGAACAAAACTGGCTGATCCATAAAACAGATTTAGATGGTAACCCATTGGCAGAATCTATtggcagaagaagaaagcgTGGTGAAGCATCGGTACAAGAAGTTATAAATTTGGTGCGCACTGATGGACTCAAGCTGCGCCCAGGCACTACTATTTTCTGCAAAGATGAGGGAACAAACGAAGTGTCTGCCTATATGATACACGAAATTAGGTTAAACACGAGCAACTATGTGGAATTATGGTGTTTTAATTATCTTAGCTGGTTTGAATTGAAGGCAGTAGAGTATTTCAAACAACTTAATCCGGACTTCTACGAACgcaacaaagaaaagggcgacaagttctttgaagaagagctcGCGTCAAAGGTAGTTAAAAACGAGCTGTACTTGACGGCAGAGCTTTCTGAAATATATTTACGTGATATTGAGTTCGTTGCAAAAATGCTCAGTGAGGAAGAATTCTACAAGTCCTCAAAAGAGCAGAAACAAGATCCACATGCATATCTTTGTAGATACGGATGTTTACCCTCGGGAACCAACCTAGCGCGTTTAGATATTCATTCGTGCGAAAAAAGTGTTCTTGAAATGCCTCCAAAAGTTTCATTAAGCTACCTTCGTGATATTACGGTACCAAAGACTGGAAAATCAAATGGTAAAAGCAAATCAAATTCCCAATCGCAATCTCAGTCTCCTTCCAAGCAGGGTAGCAATGCTAATGCAAGCGACAGGAGTATAAGTCAATCACACAATCAATATCCTTCCAAGTTAAACGACCCAGATTCAGCATATAGTGATGTTTCTAGTGACAATGAAGCATCTGATAACTATCAATCTGCGGAAGAAGAGCTTGAAGATTCGCAAGACGACGAAAACGATAAACCTGctgaaaataaaagaagaaaaacgtCACAAAGTATAATAGCACCACCTGAATCTCCAACAAAGCATCAAATAATAACACAGAcaacttcatcttcatcagcCTACTCTTCACCCAGGaagtacttcaagaatAATACAGTTCGTGCTAAAAAGGCATACACCCCGTTTTCCAAGCGTTACACCAATCCTAACGATATTCCAGACCTCAATAATATTTTCCAACAGGACAATAATGATTTGGACATAGCTGCTTTAGAAGACAAATTCAGAACCGTTTCAGCAAAGGGTAAGATTGAGACcatcttttcaaaagtaaaaaaacaGCTAAACTCTAGAAATAGCAAAGAAGAGATTCTGAAGGCTGCAGACTTTGAAAACTATCTTCCAGCTAGAGAAAATGAATTTGCTAGCATATATTTGTCACTTTACAGTGCCATCGAAGCAGGAACCAGTACCAGTATATACATAGCTGGAACACCTGGCGTCGGCAAAACTCTTACAGTACGAGAGGTAGTCAAAGATTTGATTAC
Coding sequences within it:
- the ORC1 gene encoding origin recognition complex subunit 1, whose translation is MASTLAEFEQNWLIHKTDLDGNPLAESIGRRRKRGEASVQEVINLVRTDGLKLRPGTTIFCKDEGTNEVSAYMIHEIRLNTSNYVELWCFNYLSWFELKAVEYFKQLNPDFYERNKEKGDKFFEEELASKVVKNELYLTAELSEIYLRDIEFVAKMLSEEEFYKSSKEQKQDPHAYLCRYGCLPSGTNLARLDIHSCEKSVLEMPPKVSLSYLRDITVPKTGKSNGKSKSNSQSQSQSPSKQGSNANASDRSISQSHNQYPSKLNDPDSAYSDVSSDNEASDNYQSAEEELEDSQDDENDKPAENKRRKTSQSIIAPPESPTKHQIITQTTSSSSAYSSPRKYFKNNTVRAKKAYTPFSKRYTNPNDIPDLNNIFQQDNNDLDIAALEDKFRTVSAKGKIETIFSKVKKQLNSRNSKEEILKAADFENYLPARENEFASIYLSLYSAIEAGTSTSIYIAGTPGVGKTLTVREVVKDLITSAGQKELPKFQYIEINGLKIVKASDSYEVFWQKISGEKLTSGAAMESLEFYFNKVPATKKRPIVVLLDELDALVTKSQDVMYNFFNWATSPNAKLIVVAVANTLDLPERHLGNKISSRIGFTRIMFSGYTHEELKTIINLRLSHLNESSFYVDPKNGNSYMITPDDEREQAIDTNSEKENKPDFTNFKRVKLRINSDAIEIASRKIASVSGDVRRALKVIKRAVEYAENDYMQKHQESQSAKSNSAVNDTYEEIQTVEIKHVTKALNESSSSAEQQFISNLSFSGKLFLYALVNLIKKKQGEIQLGDIVDEMKLLIDVNGNSKYILELKRILFQNDSVDTKEQLRVISWDYILMQLMDAGIVVRQYLKNERLSSIKLNISMEDVEQCLKNDEVLKSF